A genomic region of Lysinibacillus sp. 2017 contains the following coding sequences:
- a CDS encoding folylpolyglutamate synthase/dihydrofolate synthase family protein — protein MFQTMEQCTEFIFKLKASQYKGEPLQSARIILEQLGNPEKKIKFIHFAGSNGKGSTLNATREILMNHGLQVGAFISPHLERANERITINKQQISDSDFLRITNEIAAIIEQKLDGKFPSFFEVVTLIALQYFSEQNLDVALLEAGIGGRLDSTNVITPEVSVITTISLEHTDMLGDTYAKIAFEKAGIIKSGKPVVVGVKNKEALDVIQQVAAKKNAAIYTLNEQIKVERTATQQFNYEAIVKLDEVELAMVGEHQIDNAALAITAANLFLGRLDMLKVKDALKRAKWDGRFERVGTNIILDGAHNSEGTTALIAALKLIAPKKKYKFIYAALQDKDHAVSIEMMDKVANEMHFTQIDLPRAAKAEQLMSQSTHVKKSAHTNWKELVAEQMDGLAEDELLIITGSLYFIAEVRGAFVKKGWL, from the coding sequence ATGTTTCAAACGATGGAACAATGCACGGAGTTTATTTTTAAATTAAAAGCGAGTCAATATAAAGGGGAACCACTACAATCTGCGCGTATCATTTTAGAGCAATTAGGTAACCCAGAAAAGAAAATAAAATTTATTCATTTTGCAGGTTCAAATGGTAAAGGCTCGACATTAAATGCAACGCGTGAAATTTTAATGAATCATGGACTTCAAGTTGGTGCATTTATCTCACCACATTTAGAACGTGCGAATGAACGAATAACGATTAATAAACAGCAAATTTCCGATTCCGATTTTTTAAGAATTACCAATGAAATTGCGGCGATAATTGAACAAAAATTGGACGGAAAATTTCCAAGCTTTTTTGAAGTCGTAACGCTCATTGCGCTTCAATATTTCTCAGAGCAAAACTTAGATGTTGCCCTTTTAGAAGCAGGAATCGGTGGACGATTAGATTCAACTAACGTCATCACACCTGAAGTTTCCGTTATTACAACCATCTCATTAGAGCATACCGATATGCTCGGGGATACGTATGCGAAAATTGCGTTTGAAAAAGCAGGTATTATTAAAAGTGGAAAACCAGTTGTTGTTGGAGTGAAAAATAAAGAGGCATTGGACGTTATTCAACAAGTAGCAGCAAAAAAAAATGCAGCTATTTATACGCTTAATGAACAAATAAAGGTAGAACGAACAGCTACGCAGCAATTTAACTATGAAGCAATTGTGAAACTAGATGAAGTTGAGCTTGCAATGGTAGGTGAACATCAAATCGACAATGCGGCCTTAGCAATTACTGCAGCTAATTTATTTTTAGGTCGTTTGGATATGCTAAAAGTAAAAGACGCATTAAAGCGTGCGAAATGGGATGGCCGTTTTGAGCGCGTTGGAACGAATATTATTTTAGACGGCGCACACAATTCAGAAGGTACAACTGCATTAATCGCAGCTTTAAAATTAATAGCGCCAAAGAAAAAATATAAATTTATTTATGCGGCCTTGCAGGATAAGGACCATGCAGTGAGCATCGAAATGATGGATAAAGTAGCCAATGAGATGCACTTTACTCAAATTGATTTACCTCGTGCTGCGAAAGCCGAACAATTGATGTCACAAAGCACACATGTGAAAAAAAGTGCGCATACCAATTGGAAAGAGCTTGTGGCTGAGCAAATGGATGGTTTAGCAGAGGATGAACTATTAATCATTACAGGCTCGTTGTATTTTATTGCAGAGGTGCGCGGAGCATTTGTGAAAAAGGGGTGGCTGTAA
- the hemC gene encoding hydroxymethylbilane synthase: MRKIIVGSRKSKLALTQTNWFINELKAAGVPFEFEIKEIVTKGDRILDVQLSKVGGKGLFVKEIEQALYDKEIDFAVHSMKDMPAVLPEGLVIGCIPPREDARDAFISKGHVKFADLPKGAVVGTSSLRRSAQLLQVRPDLEIKWIRGNVDTRLNKLETEDYDAIILAAAGLKRLGWSDDVVTEYLDTDICLPAVAQGSLGIECREDDAELLAELAKLTDAKTWVSAHAERAFLAAMDGGCQVPIAGYATVEGDYITLTGLVAAPDASVTYKETIIGNDADELGKAVAAKLTEQGAFELIQKVKAELDAE; the protein is encoded by the coding sequence TTGAGAAAAATTATTGTAGGTTCACGAAAAAGTAAATTAGCATTAACACAAACAAACTGGTTTATTAATGAATTAAAAGCTGCAGGCGTGCCATTTGAATTCGAAATAAAGGAAATCGTCACAAAAGGCGACCGTATATTAGACGTTCAATTATCAAAAGTTGGTGGTAAAGGTCTTTTCGTAAAAGAAATCGAACAAGCGTTATACGATAAAGAAATCGACTTTGCTGTTCACTCTATGAAAGACATGCCAGCTGTATTACCAGAAGGTTTAGTTATTGGTTGTATTCCTCCACGTGAAGATGCGAGGGATGCATTTATTTCAAAAGGACATGTGAAATTTGCTGATTTACCTAAAGGTGCAGTAGTAGGAACAAGCTCATTACGTCGTAGTGCACAATTATTACAAGTGCGTCCAGACCTTGAAATTAAATGGATTCGCGGTAATGTAGATACACGTTTAAATAAATTAGAAACAGAAGACTATGATGCCATTATTTTAGCTGCGGCAGGTTTGAAACGTCTTGGTTGGAGTGACGATGTTGTCACTGAATATTTAGATACAGATATTTGTTTACCTGCTGTAGCACAAGGTTCTTTAGGAATCGAATGTCGCGAAGACGATGCCGAATTACTTGCTGAACTTGCCAAATTGACAGATGCAAAAACGTGGGTTTCAGCACATGCTGAACGTGCTTTCTTAGCGGCAATGGACGGTGGATGCCAAGTGCCAATCGCAGGCTATGCTACAGTTGAAGGTGATTATATTACGCTAACTGGATTAGTTGCAGCACCAGACGCATCTGTGACATATAAAGAGACAATAATTGGTAATGATGCTGACGAATTAGGGAAAGCAGTCGCTGCAAAATTAACAGAGCAAGGTGCCTTTGAGTTAATTCAAAAAGTGAAGGCTGAGTTAGATGCTGAGTAA
- the hemB gene encoding porphobilinogen synthase, with the protein MTELYFQRHRRLRNSAAMRALVKETYLHKEDLIYPLFVIEGENIKNEVSSMPGVFQFSLDNLSKEIDEIVELGIQAVILFGLPAEKDEVGSGAYHDHGIVQKATRLIKERHPELLVVADTCLCEFTSHGHCGVVEGDKILNDESLNLLAQTAISQAEAGADIIAPSNMMDGFVAAIRAGLDAAGFEHIPVMAYSVKYASSFYGPFRDAADGAPQFGDRKTYQMDPSNRMEAIREATSDVEEGADFLIVKPALAYLDIIRDVKNNFPLPIVAYNVSGEYAMVKAAAINGWIDEKKVVLETLLGMKRAGSDLIITYHAKDVCRWLEEK; encoded by the coding sequence ATGACAGAACTTTATTTCCAACGTCACCGTCGCTTACGTAACAGTGCAGCGATGCGTGCTTTAGTAAAAGAAACTTACTTACACAAAGAGGATTTAATTTATCCACTATTTGTGATTGAAGGCGAAAATATTAAAAATGAAGTGTCGTCAATGCCAGGCGTATTCCAATTTTCATTAGATAACTTAAGCAAAGAAATAGATGAAATTGTTGAATTAGGAATTCAAGCAGTAATTTTATTTGGTTTACCAGCTGAAAAAGATGAAGTGGGTTCAGGTGCATACCATGATCACGGTATTGTACAAAAAGCGACTCGTTTAATTAAAGAGCGTCATCCAGAGCTTTTAGTTGTTGCGGATACTTGTCTTTGTGAATTTACTAGTCACGGCCACTGCGGTGTTGTAGAAGGCGATAAAATTTTAAATGATGAATCATTAAATTTACTTGCTCAAACAGCAATTTCTCAAGCAGAAGCAGGCGCTGATATTATCGCACCATCAAACATGATGGACGGTTTCGTAGCGGCGATTCGTGCAGGACTTGATGCAGCAGGCTTTGAACATATTCCTGTAATGGCTTACTCGGTGAAATACGCATCAAGTTTCTACGGTCCTTTCCGTGATGCAGCTGATGGGGCACCTCAGTTTGGTGACCGTAAAACGTATCAAATGGACCCATCAAACCGTATGGAAGCCATTCGCGAAGCAACTTCTGATGTAGAAGAAGGAGCGGATTTCTTAATCGTGAAACCAGCGTTAGCCTACTTAGATATAATTCGTGATGTGAAAAACAACTTCCCATTACCAATCGTTGCGTATAACGTATCAGGCGAATATGCAATGGTCAAAGCTGCGGCAATTAATGGCTGGATCGATGAGAAAAAAGTGGTTTTGGAAACATTACTTGGTATGAAACGTGCGGGTTCTGATTTAATTATTACTTATCATGCAAAAGACGTTTGTCGTTGGTTGGAGGAAAAATAA
- a CDS encoding alanine racemase, which yields MLEWKMTEAFTFPSYLGNVTGATLTVKPNWQQEELEDSIVLKGVYVIKGNVQFDFIPIEDEKAIEGTFIEHLDIEQDQAYFEYALPFSIDFPRDDVEKITMRVEDQAASFEKGTNCTCTWQVCCEVEKKAAVIVEKKEAVIVEKQEAPVVEKKVEEEIVQQPIELEVKQLAVEEVDLEYVKSFVVEGKETTTEEVDFFEQLAEAYSVVQVQLKNGNK from the coding sequence ATGCTAGAGTGGAAAATGACAGAAGCATTCACGTTTCCAAGCTATCTAGGAAACGTAACCGGGGCTACTTTAACAGTAAAACCAAATTGGCAACAAGAAGAACTAGAGGATTCTATTGTTTTAAAAGGGGTGTATGTAATCAAAGGGAATGTCCAATTTGATTTTATACCAATTGAAGATGAAAAGGCTATAGAAGGTACTTTTATCGAGCATCTCGATATTGAGCAAGATCAAGCTTATTTCGAATATGCATTACCATTTTCAATTGACTTCCCACGTGATGATGTTGAGAAAATTACGATGAGGGTAGAGGATCAGGCAGCTAGCTTTGAAAAAGGCACTAATTGCACTTGCACATGGCAAGTATGCTGTGAAGTTGAAAAGAAGGCAGCTGTAATAGTAGAGAAGAAAGAAGCCGTAATAGTAGAGAAGCAGGAAGCTCCTGTAGTAGAAAAGAAGGTAGAAGAGGAAATTGTGCAACAACCGATAGAATTGGAAGTTAAGCAACTTGCTGTAGAAGAAGTAGACCTAGAATATGTGAAGTCATTTGTTGTAGAGGGTAAAGAAACGACAACAGAAGAAGTTGATTTTTTTGAACAGCTAGCGGAAGCGTATAGTGTTGTACAAGTACAATTAAAGAATGGAAATAAGTAG
- a CDS encoding folylpolyglutamate synthase/dihydrofolate synthase family protein: MIPLLDTYKERWHVKSDHSIKPGLSAIQEALTALNNPQNDLQVVHFAGTNGKGSTLTFVEFIARAHGLSVGKFMSPCIVDVHDQIQIDGQPISKAQMDDVFGQLAQAGLSGKLTDFELLTTATFLFFKQQKVDLVLVETGMGGREDSTNVVNPIVSVIPSIALEHTKFLGNTLTSIAGHKAGIIKQGKPVVIGRLPEEALVVVKAEAIEKEAPLFEFGKQFTVLLGETGETYENNCYPLTIANLQRQFLGAHQGSNMALAITAFLQVAKVFALSISIEKIQHAVQHAHLAGRFEQVLPNVYFDGAHNPASIRTLVDTIKQYFPTKKIEFVLGILADKDVATVLSILEEVGDAFYFVDITNDRAMPAKTIFELSKAKEKTIIQDVLTMLQQSPGGNTVRIVTGSLYLLSEIRQNIRENQS, encoded by the coding sequence ATGATTCCATTACTCGATACGTATAAGGAACGCTGGCATGTGAAAAGTGACCACTCGATCAAACCAGGGTTATCTGCGATTCAAGAAGCATTAACAGCGTTAAACAATCCGCAAAATGATTTACAGGTGGTCCATTTTGCAGGGACGAATGGTAAAGGCTCGACGTTAACATTTGTTGAATTTATAGCACGAGCGCACGGACTATCTGTCGGCAAATTTATGTCACCATGTATTGTCGATGTACATGATCAAATTCAAATTGACGGTCAACCGATTTCAAAAGCACAAATGGATGATGTGTTTGGTCAATTAGCACAGGCAGGACTGAGTGGAAAGTTAACTGATTTTGAGTTGTTAACCACTGCAACATTTCTATTTTTTAAGCAACAAAAAGTAGATCTTGTGCTAGTAGAAACGGGCATGGGAGGTCGTGAAGATAGCACGAATGTCGTCAATCCGATTGTATCGGTTATTCCAAGTATTGCGTTAGAGCATACGAAATTTTTAGGCAATACATTAACGAGTATCGCGGGGCATAAAGCGGGTATTATTAAACAAGGAAAACCAGTTGTAATTGGCAGATTACCCGAAGAAGCATTAGTCGTTGTTAAGGCTGAAGCGATTGAAAAAGAGGCGCCATTATTCGAATTCGGTAAGCAGTTCACGGTTCTATTAGGTGAAACGGGTGAGACATATGAAAATAATTGTTACCCGTTAACGATTGCAAACTTGCAACGTCAGTTTTTAGGTGCACATCAAGGAAGCAATATGGCATTGGCAATTACTGCTTTTTTACAAGTGGCAAAAGTTTTTGCGTTATCAATTTCAATTGAAAAAATTCAACATGCGGTTCAACACGCACATTTAGCTGGTCGCTTTGAACAGGTTTTACCGAATGTCTATTTTGATGGTGCACACAATCCAGCGAGCATTCGTACACTGGTAGATACGATTAAACAGTATTTCCCAACAAAGAAAATTGAATTTGTGTTAGGTATTTTAGCGGATAAAGATGTTGCAACGGTCCTTTCGATACTAGAGGAAGTAGGGGACGCGTTTTATTTTGTTGATATAACAAATGATCGTGCAATGCCTGCTAAAACTATTTTTGAATTAAGTAAAGCAAAAGAAAAGACCATTATTCAAGATGTTTTGACTATGTTACAACAGTCACCAGGTGGAAATACGGTGAGAATTGTAACGGGCTCGCTCTATTTATTAAGTGAGATTCGTCAAAATATACGGGAAAATCAATCTTAA
- the hemL gene encoding glutamate-1-semialdehyde 2,1-aminomutase: MRSYEKSKAAFAEAIDLMPGGVNSPVRAFKSVNLDPIFMESGSGAMLTDIDGNEYIDYVLSWGPLILGHSHPDVVKAIQEQAAKATSFGAPSLSENKLAKLVMERVPGIEMIRFVSSGTEATMSALRLARGFTGRDKILKFEGSYHGHGDSLLIKAGSGVATLGLPDSPGVPVDIAKNTLTVAYNDLEATKVVFEKFGHELAAVIVEPVAGNMGVVPPKPEFLKGLRELTEKHGTVLIFDEVMTGFRVDYGCAQGYFGITPDLTTLGKVIGGGLPVGAFAGKREIMEKVAPAGPIYQAGTLSGNPLAMTAGYETLSRLDQDSYAYFRKLGDQLEQGFRAAATKFNIPHTVNRAGSMIGFFFTNEDVVDFESAKTADLELFAEYFKLMAEEGIFLPPSQFEGLFISTAHTEAHIAKTVQAFHTVFEKLAR, translated from the coding sequence ATGCGTAGTTACGAAAAGTCAAAAGCAGCATTTGCTGAAGCGATTGATTTAATGCCAGGTGGGGTTAACTCTCCAGTTCGTGCATTCAAATCAGTAAACTTAGATCCAATCTTCATGGAATCGGGTTCAGGTGCGATGTTAACAGACATCGATGGCAACGAATATATCGATTATGTTTTATCTTGGGGTCCTTTAATTTTAGGGCACTCTCATCCTGATGTAGTAAAAGCAATTCAAGAGCAAGCTGCAAAAGCAACTTCATTTGGTGCACCATCACTATCTGAAAATAAACTTGCAAAATTAGTTATGGAGCGTGTGCCTGGTATTGAAATGATTCGTTTTGTTTCTTCGGGTACAGAAGCAACAATGTCTGCATTACGTTTAGCGCGCGGGTTTACAGGACGCGATAAGATTCTAAAATTCGAAGGTTCTTACCATGGTCATGGAGACTCTTTACTAATTAAAGCCGGTTCAGGCGTTGCGACACTTGGTTTACCAGATTCCCCTGGAGTTCCAGTAGACATTGCGAAAAACACGTTAACAGTAGCTTATAACGATTTAGAAGCTACAAAAGTAGTGTTTGAAAAATTCGGTCATGAATTAGCAGCAGTAATCGTTGAACCAGTAGCAGGAAATATGGGCGTTGTACCACCAAAACCAGAGTTTTTAAAAGGCTTACGTGAGCTAACAGAAAAACACGGTACGGTATTAATCTTTGATGAAGTAATGACAGGCTTCCGTGTTGACTATGGCTGTGCACAAGGTTATTTCGGAATCACACCAGATTTAACGACACTTGGTAAAGTTATAGGTGGCGGTCTACCAGTAGGTGCATTTGCAGGTAAACGTGAAATTATGGAGAAAGTTGCGCCAGCGGGTCCGATTTATCAAGCGGGTACATTATCAGGTAACCCACTTGCAATGACAGCAGGTTATGAAACATTATCTCGTTTAGATCAAGATTCATATGCCTATTTCCGTAAGTTAGGTGACCAATTAGAACAAGGTTTCCGCGCAGCAGCAACGAAATTTAATATCCCGCACACAGTAAATCGTGCAGGATCAATGATTGGATTCTTCTTCACAAATGAAGACGTTGTGGATTTTGAATCAGCAAAAACAGCTGATTTAGAGCTATTTGCTGAGTACTTTAAATTAATGGCAGAAGAAGGCATCTTCTTACCACCATCACAATTTGAAGGGTTATTCATCTCAACTGCTCATACAGAAGCACATATTGCCAAAACAGTACAAGCATTCCACACTGTATTTGAAAAATTAGCACGCTAA
- a CDS encoding valine--tRNA ligase, giving the protein MTEITMPTKYDPQATEAGRYEWWLNGKFFEADPKSEKEPYSIVIPPPNVTGKLHLGHAWDTTLQDILIRMKRMQGYDALWLPGMDHAGIATQAKVEEKLRGEGITRYDLGREKFLEKTWEWKGEYASHIRSQWSKLGLALDYSKERFTLDEGLSAAVKEVFVKLYEKGLIYRGERIINWDPAAKTALSDIEVIHKEVEGAFYHMEYPLADGSGVLRVATTRPETMLGDSGVAVHPDDERYAHLVGKTVILPIVGREIPIVADDYVDKDFGTGIVKMTPAHDPNDFEVGNRHNLERILVMNEDGTMNDLAGKYAGMDRFECRKQIVADLQEAGILVEIEPHVHQVGHSERTNAVVEPYLSKQWFVKMGPLAEQALAMQAEEDEKVNFVPNRFENTYNRWMENIHDWCISRQLWWGHQIPAWYHNETGELYVGKEAPADKENWTQDEDVLDTWFSSALWPFSTMDWPNEESELYKRYYPTNTLVTGYDIIFFWVSRMIFQGKEFTGERPFKDVLIHGLVRDAEGRKMSKSLGNGVDPMDVISEYGADSLRYFLATGSSPGQDLRYTTEKVESTWNFVNKIWNASRFALMNMEGLTFEQIDLTGDLSTADKWILTRLNETIEHVTELADKYEFGEVGRHLYNFIWDDFCSWYIEMAKLPLYGEDEAAKLTTRSVLAYVLDNTMRLLHPLMPFVTEEIWQHLPHEGESITIAAWPTVNPAFNFEEEASDMQLLMDIIRSVRNIRAEVNTPMSKKVAMTISAKDSSIASVLEANKGYIEKFCNPDGLTIGAAIEAPAQAMSAVVSGAEIFMPLAGLINIDEEIARLEKELEKWAKEVKLVSGKLSNERFVAKAPEALVAAEREKLADYEAKFATVEKRIAELKNM; this is encoded by the coding sequence ATGACGGAAATTACAATGCCAACAAAGTATGATCCACAAGCAACAGAAGCCGGCCGCTATGAATGGTGGTTAAATGGTAAATTTTTTGAAGCAGATCCAAAAAGCGAGAAGGAACCTTATTCAATCGTAATCCCACCACCAAACGTAACAGGTAAATTACACCTTGGTCACGCATGGGATACAACATTACAAGATATTTTAATCCGTATGAAACGCATGCAAGGGTACGATGCGCTATGGTTACCAGGTATGGACCACGCAGGGATTGCAACACAAGCGAAAGTAGAAGAAAAACTACGCGGTGAAGGCATTACTCGTTACGACTTAGGTCGTGAAAAATTCTTAGAGAAAACATGGGAATGGAAAGGTGAATATGCCTCTCACATTCGTTCACAATGGTCTAAATTAGGTTTAGCATTAGATTACTCAAAAGAACGTTTCACATTAGATGAAGGTCTTTCTGCAGCGGTAAAAGAAGTTTTCGTTAAATTATATGAAAAAGGCTTAATCTACCGTGGCGAACGTATTATTAACTGGGATCCAGCAGCCAAAACAGCTTTATCTGACATCGAAGTAATCCACAAAGAAGTAGAAGGTGCATTCTACCATATGGAATACCCACTTGCAGATGGCTCTGGTGTGTTACGTGTTGCAACAACGCGTCCAGAAACAATGCTTGGTGACTCTGGTGTTGCTGTACACCCAGACGATGAGCGTTATGCACATTTAGTAGGTAAAACAGTAATCCTTCCAATTGTTGGACGTGAAATTCCAATCGTTGCCGATGATTATGTGGATAAAGATTTCGGTACAGGTATCGTTAAGATGACACCAGCGCATGACCCGAACGACTTTGAAGTAGGTAACCGTCATAACTTAGAACGTATTTTAGTGATGAATGAAGACGGCACTATGAATGATTTAGCTGGCAAATATGCAGGTATGGATCGTTTCGAATGCCGTAAACAAATTGTTGCCGACTTACAAGAAGCTGGTATCTTAGTTGAAATCGAGCCGCACGTACACCAAGTAGGTCACTCTGAACGTACAAACGCAGTAGTAGAACCTTACCTATCAAAACAATGGTTCGTAAAAATGGGACCACTTGCTGAACAAGCGTTAGCTATGCAAGCAGAAGAGGACGAAAAAGTAAACTTCGTACCAAATCGTTTCGAAAACACATATAACCGTTGGATGGAAAATATCCATGACTGGTGTATTTCTCGTCAATTATGGTGGGGTCACCAAATTCCAGCTTGGTATCACAACGAAACAGGCGAACTTTATGTAGGGAAAGAAGCACCTGCTGATAAAGAAAACTGGACGCAAGATGAAGATGTACTAGATACATGGTTCTCATCTGCATTATGGCCGTTCTCTACAATGGATTGGCCAAACGAAGAAAGTGAATTATACAAACGTTACTATCCAACAAACACATTAGTAACGGGTTATGACATCATCTTCTTCTGGGTTAGCCGCATGATCTTCCAAGGGAAAGAATTCACGGGCGAACGTCCATTTAAAGACGTATTAATCCACGGTTTAGTGCGTGATGCAGAAGGTCGCAAAATGTCTAAATCTCTAGGTAACGGTGTTGACCCAATGGATGTTATCTCTGAGTATGGTGCAGATTCATTACGTTACTTCTTAGCAACTGGTTCTTCTCCAGGTCAAGATTTACGTTACACAACTGAAAAAGTAGAGTCTACATGGAACTTTGTAAATAAAATTTGGAACGCATCACGCTTTGCATTAATGAATATGGAAGGCTTAACTTTCGAACAAATCGATTTGACAGGTGACCTTTCTACTGCAGACAAATGGATCTTAACACGCTTAAACGAAACAATTGAACATGTAACGGAATTAGCGGATAAATATGAGTTCGGTGAAGTAGGTCGTCACCTTTACAACTTCATCTGGGATGACTTCTGTTCTTGGTACATCGAAATGGCGAAATTACCATTATACGGTGAAGACGAAGCAGCGAAATTAACAACTCGCTCAGTATTAGCTTACGTATTAGACAATACAATGCGTTTATTACATCCATTAATGCCATTTGTAACAGAAGAAATTTGGCAACACTTACCTCACGAAGGTGAATCAATTACAATAGCGGCTTGGCCAACTGTAAACCCTGCCTTCAACTTTGAAGAAGAAGCTAGTGATATGCAATTATTAATGGATATTATCCGTTCTGTACGTAACATCCGTGCAGAAGTAAATACGCCAATGAGCAAAAAAGTAGCCATGACGATTTCAGCAAAAGATTCATCTATTGCATCTGTTCTGGAAGCGAACAAAGGCTACATCGAAAAATTCTGTAACCCAGACGGTTTAACAATTGGTGCTGCAATCGAAGCGCCAGCACAAGCTATGTCAGCTGTTGTTTCAGGTGCAGAAATCTTTATGCCACTTGCAGGCTTAATCAATATCGACGAAGAAATCGCGCGACTTGAAAAAGAGCTTGAAAAATGGGCGAAAGAAGTAAAATTAGTTTCAGGTAAGCTATCAAATGAACGATTCGTTGCAAAAGCGCCAGAAGCGTTAGTAGCAGCAGAACGCGAAAAATTAGCAGACTACGAAGCAAAATTCGCAACTGTTGAAAAACGTATTGCTGAATTAAAAAATATGTAA
- a CDS encoding uroporphyrinogen-III synthase translates to MLSKPLAGKTLILTGSSVVQSVIKQIEQYGGKVLSYPLIETVEKVSKEEQTNLRNLSNYQWLIFTSQNAVISFIAKCERYSVQVPTKLKIAVVGEKTAALLKQHGFSIHFMPSVFSADVFVKEFSLANNEKALFLRGSMAKNTIHEGTGADEWIVYETKTCEAYLQPLRESLKEEKQPIVLFSSPSAVDVYAKYIVPIVEWGFVKCASIGHVTTAALAKYGVTPIVQPKIYTMQAVIEQLILEETTK, encoded by the coding sequence ATGCTGAGTAAGCCATTAGCAGGCAAAACGCTAATTTTAACGGGTTCTTCAGTTGTTCAGTCTGTCATTAAACAGATTGAACAATATGGAGGCAAAGTTTTATCTTACCCTTTGATTGAAACAGTTGAAAAAGTTTCAAAAGAGGAGCAAACTAATTTACGTAATCTCTCGAATTATCAATGGTTAATTTTCACGAGTCAAAATGCGGTAATTAGTTTTATTGCAAAATGTGAGCGCTACAGTGTTCAAGTACCAACAAAGTTAAAAATTGCTGTTGTAGGTGAGAAAACGGCCGCATTATTAAAACAGCACGGATTTAGTATTCATTTTATGCCTTCTGTTTTTAGCGCGGATGTTTTTGTGAAAGAGTTTTCACTAGCTAATAATGAAAAGGCTTTATTTTTACGCGGAAGTATGGCAAAAAATACGATTCATGAAGGCACGGGAGCAGATGAATGGATTGTATATGAAACCAAAACATGTGAAGCCTATTTACAACCATTACGAGAGAGTTTAAAAGAAGAAAAACAACCTATCGTACTTTTTTCAAGTCCGTCAGCAGTGGACGTGTATGCAAAATATATCGTACCAATTGTCGAATGGGGCTTCGTAAAATGTGCTTCAATCGGTCATGTCACAACAGCGGCACTTGCAAAATACGGCGTGACGCCCATTGTACAACCGAAAATTTATACGATGCAAGCTGTCATTGAACAGCTCATCTTGGAGGAAACTACAAAATGA
- the ccsA gene encoding cytochrome c biogenesis protein CcsA, translated as MTTIVMARLYELMIILYALSIVLYFTDYLYKNVKFRRVAFWFVSIVWVLQNLFLVLFIIETKRFPILSLYEGVFFYAWLLTTFSIVLHCIARVDLPVVCLNLLSFIFLTIHLFAPSTAEQIVGESLISEMLVIHISFAIISYVAFSIAFVFSILYLILYRILKRKKLNHLWSRLPSLQLMLKWINLSTLVGIPLLLISLILGLEWASITLEGVSILDVKIVGSFVVSVVYLIIFLLHRRGTLLGAVYARVHIYLFLLVVVNFFLGSKLSNFHLWV; from the coding sequence ATGACGACAATAGTAATGGCAAGACTATATGAGCTCATGATTATTCTCTATGCGCTCAGTATCGTACTTTATTTTACGGACTATTTATATAAAAATGTAAAATTTAGACGTGTTGCATTTTGGTTCGTCTCGATTGTTTGGGTATTACAAAACTTATTTTTAGTATTGTTTATAATAGAAACAAAGCGCTTCCCGATATTGTCCTTGTATGAAGGCGTATTCTTTTATGCGTGGTTGTTAACGACGTTTTCAATCGTCCTACACTGTATTGCTCGTGTAGATCTACCAGTTGTCTGTTTAAATTTATTAAGCTTTATCTTTTTGACGATTCATTTATTTGCACCGTCAACAGCTGAGCAAATTGTAGGGGAATCACTCATATCGGAAATGCTAGTTATTCATATTAGCTTTGCGATTATTTCATATGTGGCATTCTCAATTGCCTTTGTGTTCTCAATATTGTATTTAATTTTGTACCGTATTTTAAAGCGAAAAAAGCTAAATCATTTATGGTCGAGACTACCTAGCCTACAGCTAATGTTGAAGTGGATTAATTTATCAACATTAGTAGGGATTCCACTGCTTTTAATTAGTTTAATATTAGGGCTTGAGTGGGCATCCATAACGCTTGAAGGAGTTTCAATTTTAGATGTTAAAATTGTGGGCTCGTTTGTTGTATCAGTTGTATATTTAATAATCTTCCTACTTCATCGTAGAGGAACATTATTAGGTGCTGTCTATGCACGAGTACATATTTATTTATTTTTACTCGTTGTCGTGAATTTTTTCCTTGGCAGCAAATTATCGAATTTCCATCTATGGGTTTAA